One segment of Marvinbryantia formatexigens DSM 14469 DNA contains the following:
- the ribF gene encoding riboflavin biosynthesis protein RibF, translated as MKYIEGFMDYTMDRDTAVTLGKFDGLHRGHQELVRRICAKKAQGLESAAVTIWPNPKAPALLTKGEKKALLKRLGVQWWIDCPFLPQISHMEPEEFVREILTKRLRAKYIAVGSDFRFGYQRRGDCALLLQMQAECGYELEVVPKECYGEREISSSYVKEALERGDMELVNNLLGYPYTVQGEVLHGRRIGRTLGMPTTNIIPSVGKLLPPNGVYASRTVIQPQAYGTEAAEEEPETLCGITNIGYKPTVGEYFRGVETYLFDYEGDLYGRMIEVQLHAYERPEQKFPDMESLKAQMQRDIEFGKEYFSERFPIIHG; from the coding sequence ATGAAGTATATTGAAGGCTTTATGGATTATACGATGGACCGGGATACGGCGGTCACGCTGGGCAAATTTGACGGTCTGCACCGCGGGCACCAGGAGCTGGTCCGCCGCATCTGCGCAAAAAAGGCGCAGGGTCTGGAGAGCGCGGCGGTGACCATCTGGCCCAATCCGAAAGCGCCTGCGCTGCTGACAAAGGGAGAGAAAAAAGCGCTCCTTAAAAGGCTCGGCGTGCAGTGGTGGATCGATTGTCCGTTTCTCCCGCAGATTTCCCACATGGAGCCGGAGGAATTTGTCCGGGAGATTCTGACGAAGCGGCTGCGGGCAAAATATATCGCGGTCGGCAGCGACTTCCGCTTCGGCTATCAGAGAAGGGGCGACTGCGCGCTGCTTTTGCAGATGCAGGCGGAGTGCGGCTACGAGCTGGAGGTCGTGCCGAAGGAGTGCTACGGAGAGCGCGAAATCAGCAGCAGCTATGTAAAGGAAGCTCTGGAGCGGGGAGATATGGAGCTGGTGAACAACCTGCTCGGCTACCCCTATACAGTGCAGGGCGAGGTGCTGCACGGGCGCAGGATCGGGCGCACGCTTGGAATGCCGACCACCAACATCATCCCCTCCGTCGGGAAGCTGCTGCCCCCGAACGGCGTCTACGCCTCCAGAACCGTAATACAGCCGCAGGCATACGGCACAGAGGCAGCAGAGGAAGAGCCGGAGACGCTCTGCGGCATCACCAACATCGGCTACAAGCCGACCGTGGGAGAATACTTCCGCGGCGTGGAGACGTACCTGTTTGATTATGAGGGCGACCTCTACGGCAGGATGATTGAGGTGCAGCTTCATGCGTACGAGCGTCCGGAGCAGAAATTCCCCGATATGGAATCGCTGAAGGCGCAGATGCAACGCGATATAGAATTCGGGAAGGAATATTTCTCTGAA
- the truB gene encoding tRNA pseudouridine(55) synthase TruB, which yields MINGIVNVYKEKGFTSHDVVAKLRGILHQKKIGHTGTLDPEAEGVLPVCLGNATRLCDMLTDKDKTYRAVLLLGQTTDTQDTTGTVLSTCAEIPSEEAVRSAVTGFIGPYEQVPPMYSALKVGGKKLYELAREGKTVERQARTVQIYGITIEDIQLPRVTMTVSCSKGTYIRTLCHDIGERLGCGGCMEALLRTRVGAFVLADSLRLSEIEKLQSDGNLENSIVPVEAMFAQYPALRTKAAADRLLYNGNPLEAQNLQKAPEENASDALSKAALTKAAGAVRRTAEEKCTPESGGTLPPEEWVRISDSAGRFCGIYRYVPEKRRYQPVKMFL from the coding sequence ATGATAAACGGAATCGTGAATGTTTACAAGGAAAAGGGCTTTACCTCACACGACGTGGTGGCAAAGCTGCGCGGCATTCTGCACCAGAAAAAAATCGGCCACACAGGCACGCTCGACCCGGAGGCGGAAGGCGTGCTTCCGGTCTGCCTGGGCAATGCCACCCGGCTGTGCGATATGCTGACGGATAAGGATAAAACCTACCGCGCCGTGCTGCTGCTCGGACAGACGACCGACACGCAGGATACGACCGGAACCGTGCTCTCCACATGCGCTGAGATTCCGTCAGAGGAAGCGGTGCGAAGTGCAGTTACAGGCTTTATCGGACCGTATGAGCAGGTTCCGCCGATGTATTCCGCACTGAAGGTGGGCGGAAAAAAGCTGTACGAGCTGGCGCGCGAGGGAAAGACGGTGGAGCGCCAGGCGCGCACGGTGCAGATTTACGGGATTACGATTGAGGATATTCAGCTTCCGCGCGTCACCATGACAGTCTCCTGCTCAAAGGGAACCTATATCCGCACGCTCTGTCACGACATTGGGGAGAGACTGGGCTGCGGCGGCTGCATGGAAGCGCTTCTGCGCACGCGTGTCGGCGCTTTTGTACTTGCGGACAGCCTGCGGCTCTCAGAGATAGAAAAGCTGCAGAGCGATGGAAATCTGGAAAACAGCATCGTGCCGGTGGAGGCGATGTTTGCGCAGTATCCGGCGCTCAGGACAAAGGCGGCGGCAGACAGGCTGCTCTATAACGGAAATCCGCTGGAGGCGCAGAATCTGCAGAAGGCGCCGGAAGAAAACGCTTCCGATGCTTTGTCCAAAGCGGCTTTAACAAAAGCGGCGGGCGCTGTCCGCAGGACGGCAGAAGAAAAGTGCACGCCGGAATCCGGCGGCACCCTGCCTCCGGAGGAATGGGTGCGCATCAGCGATTCCGCCGGGCGCTTCTGCGGCATCTACCGGTATGTCCCGGAAAAAAGGCGCTATCAGCCGGTAAAGATGTTCCTATGA
- a CDS encoding DHH family phosphoesterase: MENMKKISEVLQNAQTVAIAGHIRPDGDCVGSCMGLKLYLEENFPELQTVDVYLEEIPASYHILQGTDTIRHSCAEDKEYDLFIALDCADKQRLGAAAKYLDTAKRSICYDHHISNKGFAQENEIFPDSSSTSEVIYHVMEDEKISKAVAEALYMGLVHDTGAFQYSCTAPETLEIAANLLRKGVNGNYIIDTTFLEKTYVQNQILGRALLESIMVLDGACIISGIKRKDMEFYGVKPSDLDGIVSQLRLTKGVETAIFLYETANQEFKVSMRSKSKVDVSVIASYFGGGGHVRAAGCTMQGSFYDVVNNLTEHIEKQMKAEETE; the protein is encoded by the coding sequence ATGGAGAATATGAAGAAAATCAGTGAGGTGCTGCAGAATGCGCAGACCGTTGCCATTGCCGGGCATATCCGCCCGGATGGCGACTGCGTCGGCTCCTGCATGGGGCTGAAGCTTTATCTGGAAGAAAATTTTCCAGAGCTTCAGACGGTGGATGTCTATCTGGAGGAAATTCCGGCGAGCTACCATATCCTGCAGGGAACGGATACGATCCGTCACAGCTGCGCGGAGGATAAGGAGTACGATTTGTTTATCGCGCTCGACTGCGCGGATAAGCAGCGCCTCGGAGCGGCGGCAAAGTATCTGGATACGGCGAAGCGGAGCATCTGCTATGACCACCATATCAGCAACAAGGGCTTTGCGCAGGAAAATGAGATTTTTCCGGACAGCAGCTCCACTTCAGAGGTGATTTATCATGTGATGGAGGATGAAAAGATATCGAAGGCGGTGGCGGAAGCGCTGTACATGGGGCTGGTGCACGACACCGGCGCTTTCCAGTATTCCTGCACGGCGCCGGAGACGCTGGAGATTGCGGCGAATCTGCTGCGCAAGGGCGTAAACGGCAACTACATCATTGACACCACCTTTCTGGAAAAAACATATGTGCAGAATCAGATTCTCGGAAGAGCGCTTCTGGAGAGCATTATGGTATTGGACGGCGCCTGCATTATCAGCGGCATCAAGCGCAAGGACATGGAGTTTTACGGCGTAAAGCCGTCCGACCTGGACGGAATCGTCAGCCAGCTCCGCCTCACAAAGGGCGTGGAGACGGCGATTTTCCTGTACGAGACGGCGAACCAGGAGTTCAAGGTCAGTATGCGTTCCAAGTCGAAGGTGGACGTCAGCGTGATTGCCTCCTATTTTGGCGGCGGCGGTCATGTGCGCGCTGCCGGGTGCACGATGCAGGGCTCCTTTTACGACGTGGTAAACAATCTGACAGAGCATATTGAAAAGCAGATGAAAGCGGAAGAGACGGAATGA
- the rbfA gene encoding 30S ribosome-binding factor RbfA, whose translation MRKNSIKNTRVNSEVQRELAGIIRSEIKDPRIHPLTSVVLVEVAPDLKTCKAYISVLGDEQAQQSTLEGLRSAVGFIRRQLAHNLNLRNTPEIRFILDQSIEYGVRMSKLIEENHVEESEDENGEYEENQ comes from the coding sequence ATGAGAAAAAACAGCATAAAGAATACGCGGGTAAACAGCGAGGTGCAAAGAGAGCTTGCCGGCATCATCCGCAGCGAGATCAAGGATCCGAGAATCCATCCGCTGACGTCGGTGGTGCTGGTGGAAGTAGCGCCGGACCTGAAGACCTGCAAGGCGTATATCAGCGTTCTGGGTGATGAGCAGGCGCAGCAGAGCACACTGGAAGGGCTGCGCTCCGCTGTCGGCTTCATCCGCCGGCAGCTCGCCCACAATCTGAATCTGCGCAATACCCCCGAAATTCGATTCATTTTAGACCAGTCGATAGAATATGGCGTTCGTATGTCGAAACTGATTGAGGAAAATCATGTAGAGGAATCGGAGGATGAGAATGGAGAATATGAAGAAAATCAGTGA
- a CDS encoding L7Ae/L30e/S12e/Gadd45 family ribosomal protein: MRPNRILSLVGLAAKAGRIRSGEFSTEKAVKAGTAHLVLISGDASENTRKKFQNMCTFYEVPFYLYGTKQELGTAIGKEMRSSLAVTDAGLSDAIMKELANRDERR; the protein is encoded by the coding sequence TTGAGACCAAATAGAATACTCTCCCTGGTCGGGCTTGCTGCGAAGGCAGGCAGAATCAGAAGCGGTGAATTTTCTACGGAAAAAGCAGTGAAGGCAGGAACTGCCCATCTGGTGCTTATATCCGGGGACGCCTCAGAGAACACCCGGAAAAAGTTTCAGAACATGTGCACATTCTATGAGGTACCGTTTTATCTTTACGGAACGAAGCAGGAACTGGGCACGGCGATTGGAAAAGAAATGCGTTCGTCGCTGGCGGTGACAGATGCGGGGCTTTCCGATGCTATAATGAAGGAACTGGCAAACAGAGACGAACGGAGGTAG
- the rnpM gene encoding RNase P modulator RnpM: MGQTKKIPQRKCIGCQEMKNKKDMIRILRTPEEELVIDTTGRKNGRGAYLCFSMECFEKAVKSKGLERSLKTGISPAVYDSLKKEIEQIETK; the protein is encoded by the coding sequence ATGGGTCAGACAAAGAAGATTCCGCAGCGCAAATGCATCGGGTGCCAGGAAATGAAAAACAAAAAAGATATGATTCGTATCCTGCGCACGCCGGAGGAGGAGCTTGTGATTGATACAACAGGCAGAAAAAACGGAAGAGGCGCGTACCTGTGCTTTTCGATGGAATGCTTTGAGAAGGCGGTGAAGAGCAAAGGGCTGGAGCGCTCGCTGAAGACGGGCATTTCCCCTGCGGTATATGATAGTTTGAAAAAGGAGATAGAGCAGATTGAGACCAAATAG
- the nusA gene encoding transcription termination factor NusA, whose amino-acid sequence MNNELMEALDVLEKEKNISKEVLLEAIEQSLLQACKNHFGKADNVKVDINPDTCEFSVHAEKTVVEEVEDPVTEISLVDAKMKDSRYEVGDVVNVEIKSKEFGRIATQNAKNVILQKIREEERKVLYNEYYSKEREVVTGIVQRYLGRNVSINLGKVDAILNENEMVKGETFRPTERIKVYVLEVKDTPKGPKVLVSRTHPELVKRLFESEVTEVRDGTVEIKCIAREAGNRTKMAVWSNDPDVDAVGACVGINGSRVNTIVEELRGEKIDIINWDENPALLIENALSPAKVIYVAADNDEKTAKVVVPDYQLSLAIGKEGQNARLAARLTGFKIDIKSETQAIEAGDFDEMEEEEYYEDDYDEYSDTYADDYSGQYEEGELYEEEPEMTEVPEDMEEPELTEVPEDAEEAETTGDSESPADPETEE is encoded by the coding sequence ATGAATAACGAATTAATGGAAGCACTGGACGTGCTGGAGAAGGAGAAAAACATCAGCAAAGAAGTGCTTTTGGAAGCGATTGAACAGTCGCTGCTCCAGGCGTGCAAAAACCACTTTGGCAAGGCGGACAATGTGAAGGTGGATATCAATCCGGACACCTGCGAATTTTCCGTTCACGCGGAGAAGACCGTTGTGGAAGAGGTGGAGGACCCGGTAACGGAAATCAGCCTGGTTGACGCAAAGATGAAGGATTCCCGCTACGAGGTGGGCGATGTGGTAAATGTGGAGATCAAATCAAAGGAATTCGGACGTATCGCCACCCAGAACGCGAAAAACGTCATTCTCCAGAAAATCCGCGAGGAGGAGCGCAAGGTGCTGTACAACGAATATTACAGCAAGGAGCGCGAAGTTGTGACCGGTATCGTGCAGAGATACCTCGGCAGAAACGTCAGCATTAACCTCGGCAAGGTGGATGCGATTCTGAATGAAAACGAAATGGTAAAGGGCGAGACCTTCCGCCCGACCGAGCGCATAAAGGTATACGTGCTGGAGGTAAAGGATACGCCGAAGGGACCGAAGGTACTGGTTTCCCGCACGCATCCGGAGCTGGTAAAGCGCCTGTTTGAGAGCGAAGTGACAGAGGTGCGCGACGGCACCGTGGAAATCAAATGTATCGCCAGAGAGGCGGGCAACCGCACCAAGATGGCTGTCTGGTCCAACGACCCGGACGTCGATGCGGTGGGCGCCTGTGTCGGCATCAACGGCTCCCGCGTCAACACCATCGTGGAGGAGCTGCGCGGGGAGAAAATCGATATCATCAACTGGGATGAAAACCCGGCGCTGCTGATTGAGAATGCCCTCAGTCCGGCAAAGGTTATCTATGTTGCGGCGGACAACGATGAAAAGACCGCGAAGGTGGTCGTGCCGGATTACCAGCTTTCCCTGGCAATCGGAAAAGAAGGACAGAACGCGCGGCTTGCCGCAAGGCTTACCGGTTTCAAGATCGACATCAAGAGCGAGACGCAGGCGATCGAGGCGGGCGATTTTGATGAGATGGAGGAAGAGGAATATTACGAGGACGACTACGACGAGTACAGTGATACCTATGCTGACGATTACAGCGGACAGTATGAGGAAGGAGAGCTGTATGAGGAGGAGCCGGAAATGACGGAAGTGCCGGAGGACATGGAAGAACCGGAGCTGACGGAGGTGCCGGAGGACGCAGAAGAAGCGGAAACGACGGGAGATTCCGAAAGCCCGGCGGATCCGGAGACGGAAGAATAA
- the rimP gene encoding ribosome maturation factor RimP encodes MTKREMYEQKTEAILQPIVDANGFELVDVEYVKEGGSWYLRAYIDKPGGITVDDCELVSRAANDILDEQDFVEESYIFEVSSPGLGRPLKKEKDFVRSIGEEVEIRTFRAIEKQKEFYGILKAFDKESVTIVLEDESEMQIARADIALIRLAFDF; translated from the coding sequence ATGACAAAAAGAGAAATGTATGAGCAGAAAACGGAGGCGATTCTGCAGCCGATCGTGGATGCAAACGGATTTGAGCTGGTGGATGTGGAGTATGTAAAGGAAGGCGGAAGCTGGTACCTGCGCGCGTACATCGACAAGCCGGGCGGCATTACGGTGGACGACTGCGAGCTGGTAAGCCGGGCGGCAAACGATATCCTGGATGAACAGGACTTTGTGGAGGAATCCTATATCTTTGAGGTCAGCTCTCCGGGTCTTGGGAGACCGCTGAAAAAAGAAAAGGATTTTGTGCGCAGCATCGGGGAAGAGGTGGAGATCCGCACGTTCCGCGCGATAGAAAAACAGAAGGAATTTTACGGTATCTTAAAGGCGTTTGATAAAGAATCGGTTACGATAGTATTGGAAGATGAAAGCGAAATGCAGATTGCGAGAGCGGATATCGCGCTGATCAGGCTGGCTTTCGATTTTTAA
- a CDS encoding DNA gyrase/topoisomerase IV subunit A, which translates to MENTQQQIIRTEYSEIMQKSYIDYAMSVIVSRALPDVRDGLKPVQRRTLYDMYELGIRYDRPYRKCARIVGDTMGKYHPHGDSSIYEALVVMAQEFKKGLPLVDGHGNFGSIEGDGAAAMRYTEARLQKVTQEAFLADLDKNVVPFVPNFDETEKEPEVLPVRLPNLLVNGADGIAVGMVTSIPPHNLGEVIDAVIATIKNSNITTEELMQYIQGPDFPTGGIVVNKDELTDIYKTGMGKIRIRGKVDVEKGKNGKESLVISEIPYTMIGANIGKFLNDVAALVETKKTTDIVDISNQSSKDGIRIVLELRKNADTNNLINMLYKKTRLEDTFSVNMLAVSDGRPETLGLKKIIEHHIDFQFEVNTRKYQTLLEKEQAKREIQEGLIKACDVIDLIIEILRGSKSREQAKECLVNGVTEGIRFKSRTSKKQAEQLHFTDAQATAILEMRLYKLIGLEIAALQKEHDETVKNIARYEDLLNNYGSMAKQIIKELQSLKKEYAVPRKTVVENGEEAVYEEKKLEEMEVVFLMDRFGYARTVDAQTYERNKETADAESRYVIPCMNTDKICLFTDTGSQHLIRVLDVPFGKFRDKGKPIDNFCNYSSAREAIVYVESLQRVKMSLFVFGTAQGMVKQVEGSEFDVAKRTIAATKLQEGDRLISVHRMDEAETAVFKTEHDICLRIRIGDIPLKKKGAIGVRGIRLGEGDRVEAMYYPDGEKDKTILYKEKEIRLDRLKVAGRDTKGTKLRG; encoded by the coding sequence ATGGAAAACACACAGCAGCAGATTATCCGTACCGAATATTCGGAAATCATGCAGAAATCTTATATAGACTACGCAATGAGCGTTATCGTATCCCGCGCGCTCCCGGATGTGCGCGACGGGCTGAAGCCGGTGCAGCGCCGGACGCTCTACGACATGTACGAGCTGGGCATCCGCTACGACCGCCCGTACCGCAAATGCGCGCGTATCGTCGGCGACACAATGGGTAAATATCACCCGCACGGCGACAGCTCCATCTACGAGGCGCTGGTAGTGATGGCGCAGGAATTCAAAAAAGGGCTTCCCCTGGTGGACGGACACGGAAACTTCGGGTCCATCGAGGGGGACGGCGCCGCGGCAATGCGTTACACGGAGGCGCGGCTGCAGAAAGTCACGCAGGAGGCGTTCCTTGCCGACCTCGACAAAAACGTTGTCCCGTTCGTGCCCAACTTTGACGAGACGGAAAAGGAGCCGGAAGTCCTGCCGGTGCGCCTGCCAAACCTTCTGGTAAACGGGGCGGACGGCATTGCGGTCGGCATGGTGACCAGTATTCCGCCGCACAACCTCGGCGAAGTAATTGACGCGGTCATTGCCACCATCAAAAACAGTAACATCACCACGGAAGAACTGATGCAGTACATCCAGGGACCGGATTTCCCGACAGGGGGCATCGTGGTAAACAAGGATGAGCTGACGGATATCTACAAGACTGGCATGGGCAAAATCCGCATCCGTGGAAAGGTTGACGTGGAGAAAGGAAAAAACGGAAAAGAAAGCCTTGTGATCAGCGAGATTCCGTATACCATGATCGGCGCAAACATCGGCAAGTTTTTAAACGACGTGGCGGCTCTGGTGGAGACGAAAAAAACCACGGACATCGTGGACATTTCCAATCAGTCGTCCAAGGACGGCATTCGCATCGTGCTGGAGCTGCGCAAAAATGCCGACACCAACAATCTGATTAACATGCTTTATAAAAAAACGCGTCTGGAAGATACCTTCAGCGTGAATATGCTGGCGGTCTCGGACGGCAGACCGGAAACCCTGGGGCTGAAAAAAATCATCGAGCATCACATCGACTTCCAGTTTGAGGTAAACACGCGCAAATATCAGACATTACTTGAAAAAGAGCAGGCGAAGCGGGAGATTCAGGAGGGGCTGATAAAAGCGTGCGACGTCATCGACCTGATTATCGAGATCCTGCGCGGCAGCAAAAGCCGCGAGCAGGCAAAGGAATGTCTGGTAAACGGCGTCACAGAGGGAATCCGGTTCAAATCCAGAACCTCGAAAAAGCAGGCCGAGCAGCTTCATTTCACTGACGCGCAGGCGACGGCGATTCTGGAAATGCGGCTCTACAAGCTGATCGGGCTGGAAATTGCCGCCCTCCAGAAAGAACATGATGAGACGGTAAAAAACATCGCCCGCTACGAGGACCTCTTAAACAATTACGGCTCTATGGCAAAGCAGATCATCAAAGAGCTGCAGAGCCTGAAAAAGGAATATGCCGTGCCGCGGAAAACTGTGGTGGAAAACGGAGAGGAAGCAGTCTACGAGGAAAAGAAGCTGGAGGAGATGGAGGTCGTCTTTCTGATGGACCGCTTCGGTTATGCGCGCACCGTGGATGCGCAGACCTACGAGCGAAATAAGGAGACGGCGGACGCGGAAAGCCGCTACGTCATCCCCTGCATGAACACCGACAAAATCTGCCTGTTTACGGATACGGGCAGCCAGCATCTCATCAGGGTACTGGATGTGCCCTTCGGAAAATTCCGCGACAAGGGCAAGCCGATTGACAACTTCTGTAATTACAGCAGCGCGCGGGAGGCGATTGTCTATGTGGAAAGCCTGCAGCGGGTGAAAATGTCCCTGTTTGTCTTCGGGACGGCGCAGGGAATGGTGAAGCAGGTGGAGGGCAGCGAGTTTGACGTGGCAAAACGCACGATTGCGGCGACAAAGCTGCAGGAGGGTGACCGGCTCATCAGCGTCCACCGGATGGACGAGGCGGAGACGGCGGTATTTAAGACAGAGCACGATATCTGCCTGCGCATCCGTATCGGGGACATCCCACTCAAGAAAAAGGGCGCCATCGGCGTGCGCGGCATCCGCCTTGGAGAGGGCGACCGGGTGGAGGCAATGTATTATCCGGACGGCGAAAAAGACAAAACCATCCTTTATAAAGAAAAAGAAATCCGCCTGGACCGCCTGAAGGTGGCCGGGCGCGATACAAAGGGCACGAAGCTTCGCGGATAA
- a CDS encoding DNA gyrase/topoisomerase IV subunit B, which translates to MAKKTYDAASISVLEGLEAVRKRPGMYIGSVSRKGLNHLVYEIVDNAVDEHLAGYCSQIEVYLEKDGSATVNDNGRGVPVDMHEKGVPAERLVFTTLHAGGKFDNDSYKTSGGLHGVGSSVVNALSTYLDVQVSLGGQIHHDRFERGVPVVELEKGLLPVTGKTKKTGTCINFLPDPEIFEKTQFAAEEIKSRLHETAYLNPALTIIFEDRRGAETEHLEYHEPDGIIGFVKDLNRNKETVQDPPVYLKGELDGITVECAFQYVNEFHENVLGFCNNIYNAEGGTHLTGFKTAFTAIMNNYARELGILKEKDANFTGADIRNGMTAVVSVKHPAPRFEGQTKTKLDNQDAAKAVAKVVGDEAVLYFDRNLETLKKVLSCAERAAKIRRTEEKAKTNLLTKQKYSFDSNGKLANCESRKPELCEIFIVEGDSAGGSAKMARNRSFQAIMPIRGKILNVEKASIDKVLANAEIKTMINAFGCGFSEGYGNDFDISKLRYDKIIIMADADVDGAHISTLLLTLFYRFMPELIYEGHIYIAMPPLYKAMPARGPEEYLYDDKALEKYRKTHKNFTLQRYKGLGEMDAQQLWETTLNPETRVLRRVEIEDARMASSVTEMLMGTEVPPRKAFIYEHAKDAELDV; encoded by the coding sequence ATGGCAAAAAAGACATATGACGCGGCGAGTATATCTGTGCTGGAGGGACTGGAGGCGGTCCGCAAACGACCGGGTATGTATATCGGCAGCGTGTCCCGGAAGGGATTGAACCATCTGGTATATGAAATTGTAGATAATGCGGTGGATGAGCATCTGGCGGGCTATTGCAGCCAGATAGAGGTGTATCTGGAAAAAGACGGCTCTGCCACTGTAAACGATAACGGGCGCGGCGTGCCGGTGGATATGCATGAAAAAGGCGTCCCGGCGGAGCGACTGGTGTTTACGACACTGCACGCGGGCGGAAAATTTGACAATGACAGCTACAAGACCAGCGGCGGTCTGCACGGCGTCGGTTCTTCGGTGGTAAACGCACTGTCGACGTATCTGGACGTGCAGGTGAGCCTCGGCGGACAGATTCATCATGACCGATTCGAGCGGGGGGTGCCGGTGGTGGAGCTGGAAAAAGGTCTGCTTCCGGTGACGGGAAAGACAAAAAAGACCGGAACCTGCATCAACTTTCTGCCGGATCCGGAAATATTTGAAAAAACGCAGTTCGCGGCAGAGGAAATCAAAAGCCGTCTGCATGAGACTGCTTACCTGAATCCGGCGCTGACGATTATTTTTGAGGACCGCCGCGGCGCCGAGACGGAGCATCTGGAATACCACGAGCCGGACGGCATCATCGGTTTTGTGAAGGATTTAAACCGCAACAAAGAGACGGTGCAGGATCCGCCGGTATATTTAAAGGGCGAACTGGACGGCATCACGGTGGAGTGCGCGTTCCAGTATGTGAATGAATTTCACGAAAACGTGCTCGGCTTCTGCAACAACATTTACAACGCGGAGGGCGGCACGCATCTGACCGGTTTTAAGACGGCGTTTACCGCCATCATGAACAATTACGCCAGAGAACTTGGCATTTTAAAAGAAAAGGACGCAAACTTTACTGGCGCGGATATCCGCAACGGCATGACGGCGGTAGTGTCCGTGAAGCACCCGGCGCCGCGCTTCGAGGGTCAGACAAAGACGAAGCTGGACAACCAGGACGCTGCAAAGGCGGTCGCCAAGGTGGTTGGCGACGAGGCGGTGCTGTATTTCGACCGCAATCTGGAAACCCTGAAAAAGGTGCTATCCTGCGCGGAGCGGGCGGCAAAAATCCGCCGGACAGAAGAGAAAGCAAAGACAAACCTTCTGACGAAGCAGAAATACTCCTTTGATTCCAACGGCAAGCTGGCAAACTGCGAGAGCAGAAAGCCGGAGCTGTGCGAGATATTTATCGTGGAGGGAGATTCCGCGGGCGGTTCGGCAAAAATGGCGCGCAACCGCAGCTTCCAGGCAATCATGCCTATCCGCGGAAAAATTCTCAACGTGGAAAAGGCAAGCATCGACAAGGTGCTGGCAAACGCGGAAATCAAGACGATGATAAATGCTTTCGGCTGCGGATTCTCGGAGGGCTATGGAAACGACTTCGATATCTCGAAGCTGCGATACGATAAAATCATTATCATGGCGGATGCCGACGTGGACGGCGCGCATATCAGCACGCTGCTGCTGACGCTGTTCTACCGCTTCATGCCGGAGCTGATTTACGAGGGGCACATCTACATCGCGATGCCGCCGCTTTACAAGGCGATGCCGGCGCGCGGACCGGAGGAATATCTGTACGACGACAAGGCGCTGGAAAAATACCGGAAGACACATAAGAACTTCACGCTGCAGCGCTACAAGGGTCTCGGTGAAATGGACGCGCAGCAGCTCTGGGAGACGACCCTGAACCCGGAAACGCGTGTGCTAAGGCGCGTAGAAATCGAGGATGCGCGCATGGCCTCCAGTGTCACGGAAATGCTGATGGGCACCGAAGTGCCGCCGCGCAAGGCATTCATCTACGAGCACGCGAAAGACGCCGAGCTGGACGTATAA
- a CDS encoding DUF2812 domain-containing protein yields MSNRKTVIRFFTIADYEEEEAWLHEQHKNGWKLSKMIPPCFFIFEQCTPEDVAYRLDYKNNTENSHYFQMFRDYGWEYIGRCVGWLYFRKPLSETNSEQDGEIFSDNESRVELINHVMKTRLLPLMIIFLCCVFPNFIRSIETSDSLAVVFTVLFAVLTLLYLYLLAYCGLKLRKLREKYRND; encoded by the coding sequence ATGAGTAACAGAAAAACGGTAATACGCTTTTTTACCATCGCGGATTACGAGGAGGAAGAAGCCTGGCTGCATGAGCAGCATAAAAACGGATGGAAACTATCGAAAATGATTCCGCCGTGCTTCTTCATCTTCGAGCAATGCACGCCGGAGGATGTGGCGTACCGGCTGGACTATAAAAATAACACAGAAAACAGTCACTATTTTCAGATGTTTCGGGATTATGGCTGGGAATATATCGGGCGATGCGTTGGATGGCTATATTTCCGGAAACCGTTATCAGAAACAAATTCCGAACAGGATGGAGAAATTTTCTCCGACAACGAATCAAGAGTGGAATTGATCAACCATGTAATGAAAACCCGGCTGCTTCCGCTTATGATAATCTTCCTCTGCTGCGTGTTTCCGAATTTTATCAGAAGCATAGAGACCAGCGACTCCCTTGCAGTCGTGTTCACGGTTTTGTTTGCTGTCCTGACGCTGCTATATCTTTATCTGCTTGCTTATTGCGGGCTGAAACTGCGAAAACTGAGAGAAAAATACAGAAATGACTGA